GGGGCCATTCGAACAGGTATGCAAGGGTTTTGACGTGGATATGGGTTTTTTTTCTCGGTTTGGATTTTTTGGCGAGGCCGAGGGTTAGGGTTGGGTGGCTGGATTCATTTGATTTTATTGGTGAAAAATCACgttcctttttttttcatttccctTCTTTAGAAGTTTGATTTATCATCTGTTTATTCTGCCTCCTGATCCTTccaattcttcttcttttcatcttTATTACAAAATTGTCTTGGGTTTCGTGATTAGACTTAATAAACTTTTGCATCAAATGTCATTGCGTAGTTCTActtctattttcttctcttcttcttgttgTCGGTTGGTGAAATTTTTGTTTATTATGATATAACGgcattattttttattagatcaGGGTTTTAATTCGAGATGtgctctttttattcttctttggtTACGCTATACGATAAAGGTTAGAActttgttacaatttttttttagttatttgtTTGCGTGAATTACCGTTGCTTGAATTATCTCTCTTGTTTGCGGCTTGCTTTTATGGTTTCTGAAGGTCGTCTGATTTATATCTGTGAAAGGGATCTATTTCTGATGAAGTTGTTATTCAATATTTTGGGGTTTGGGGCTGTTATATGCAAAATTTAGATGCACTGAGTGTATTAGGCTCTCAAATTTGATCAATCACCGGAATTTCTTAGATTATGTATGATGTTTTAGTCTTGAGGGTTTAGTTTTTCTTTTCGAACCTTAGACATGGTTAGATTGGTGCTTGGGCTCAGAGTATTTAGGTATAGAGTTTTGTTATTTATTTCCAGAAAATTGCTTGGTTGTTTTTGATTTTGAGGTTGTTGTGTTTCGGGTTAGAAAAAAACCATGGAACACGATGAGACTGGATGCCAGGCCCCTGAAGGTCCAATTCTCTGCATCAACAACTGTGGTTTCTTCGGAAGTGCAGCTACCATGAATATGTGTTCCAAGTGCCACAAGGAGATGATCTTGAAGCAGGAACAGGCCAAGTTGGCGGCTTCCTCCATTGGCAATATTGTGAATGGCAATGGCAGTGGTGGCGGTAAAGAGCCAGTCATTTCGGGGAATGTGGACATAGCTGCTTGTTCTGTAGAGACAAAAGCCGTTTTGGCACAACCATCCGATGCTCCGGTCTCTGGCGAGGGTGGGGAAGCAAAGGTGAAGGAGGGTCCAAATAGATGCAACACTTGTAGGAAACGGGTGGGTCTGACGGGCTTTAATTGTCGTTGTGGGAACCTTTTCTGTGCTACGCACCGCTATTCCGACAAGCATAACTGCCCGTTTGACTACCGAACAGCTGCTAGGGATGCCATTGCTAAAGCAAACCCTGTAGTTAAGGCTGAAAAGGTTGACAAGATTTAGAGAGCCAGGAGAGAAGGTCGATGAACTCTAAAGTGATGCTTCTCTTTATTATCCATGCCTTATCTTTTGATGATGGTTGCTTGTCAGTGCCTATACATGGCTGGATGCATGATTCTTGGGGCATCCTTGAGGTGTCAGCCTCGAGTACTTTCTCTTGTTGATCTGAAAAGATGTAAGATTTTAATTGTGCTGGTGTAATGGACATGTGGCTTATGATCTGGCTAGCGTTGTAACCTCCTATCATAGTTCTCATGTTACATTATATGAATAGCTGTAATCAGCAGTTGTGCATGAAATAGAGGGTGGAAGTTCCCATCTTTACTCCATGTTTCTGTGTCTTGTTTCTATTAATTAGTTGGGGGATGTGGGGGCATACAGTGGTGGTAGTAATTTGCTGATGCTCTTGCATTTCTGATATAGCTTCTATCTTATGCCTGGGCATTTGATGCTTGATGGATATGTCAATGGCTTCATAGAGCGTGAGATGGTTATACtgaatatatgtgtgtatatgcgcgcgcgcgcgcatgcTTGTGTGCATGTGCGTGCGCGTGCATGTAATTGCATTTCTGATGTAATTTCTATCTTATGTCAAGGTATGTTGTATGTGTCTGTGTGTGTGAATACAATTGCATTTCAGATGTGGCTTCTATTTTCTGTCTGGGCATTTGGTACTTGATAGATATATGACTGTCTCCATAAAGTATGAAACATTATGATCTTTGTTGTCTGTGTTGTATAGTTATATTGTATATGTGCTTCTATGTGTATATGTTTATTTGTGATGTCTATGGATTGGCTACCCATTTCTCTCATTGCTCTTCATGTAAACTAAAAAGAGAAGGGAGTGTGAATGGGCGCTTGGTAGCTCCTTTTCACCTATCTACATTTGTTTGCCTTTAATGAGACTTATGTGTGAATATAATAGCATTTCTGATATAGCCTCGATCATATGCCTGGGCATTTGGTACTTGATCGATATCACTGCCTCGATGAAGTATGAAATATTTTGGTCTGTTATCTATGTTGCATGGTTATGTTGTGCGGGCATTTATGTAGATATGTTTATTTGTGCTGTCTATGGATCATTTACCGATTCTCTTGTTGCTCTACCTTGAGCTGAAAAGAGAAGGGAATTCAAATCAGGGCTTGGTGGCCTGTTTTTACCTCTTTACGCTATGTTTGACGGGTAATGAAAACATGTGCACATGCGTGCATGCGTGCTGTGTGCTCACGTGCGTGCATGTCTGAATATAATGGCATTTCTTATATAGCTTCTATCTTATGTCTGGGTATTTGATTTGTAGATATGTCACTGGCTTCATGAAATATGCAATAATATGATCTTTGTATGGTTATATTGAGTGCGGGTGTGTGTGAATATAATTGCATTTCTGATATGGCTTATATCTGGGTATTTTTTATAAGTGATAGATGTATCACAGTTTTCCAGATTAGGAAATAATATGATTTTCGTTATCTATGTCGTATGGTTATATTCGTTTATATGCatttatgtatatatgtttgACTATGGATGGTTTACCCATTTCTTTTGTTGCTCTCTACCTGTAATCTAAAAGAAGGGAGTGCAAATGGTGACTTGGTGGGTTATTTTCACCTCTCTACGATTTTTGCTGAGGATTTCTTTGGCTTTATTTTCATCTATGGTCGTAGCGTTTAGATTGTTGTTGCAGATTTTGAATGTGGATGCTTTTAAAGATATCTGTGTTGATTTTGGTGGTAGGCAAGGACAAAAGTAGCCGGGGGAATTGATCTTGATACATACTTGAGTATGAATGACTAATCTGATTCGGATTGATGTTACAATGGTGGTGTGAAATCAGCTAGTTTCTTTTTTGATAGTTGGTACTTATGATTTAAGAGATTCATTTCTGTTGACACCGTCTTATATGTATTTGCGAATAAATATACTTTCAGATGAATGATGATGCACTAGCTGGTTTTGGAAAGAGTACTCTTAGTTGCAATTAAGGATGGTTATGGACACAATTGCAACACGGTCTTTTATAGATTTGATAGAACACTTTCCACATGTCGGTAGAAAATTCAATCTCGCAGTTGGGCTGCCCCAGTTTGCTTTCCATAACCACAATTGCAACACGGTCTTTTGTGGATTTGATAGAACACTTTTCCACGTCTGTAGAAAATTCAATCCGGCAGTTTGGCTGCCTCAGTCTGCTTGGTTTTCAGCTGCCACACTACCTACGTCTTGATTCCTTAAACGTTTTGGTTGTGGTTGTTATTAAATTGCCGATGCTTCTTGGCATTACTTTTGGAAGATGAAATGGTTGATGGTAGTGGTCGGTAGTCATCTTTAGAAGTGGTTATAACGTGTAGTTCTGGATTCATTCAGGTATATTGGTAAATGGATTGATATTTGCCACGAAATGGCTAAGCAACTTTTGGAGATCTAAGTGGAGTTTTAAATCTTTGGTGATTTGGCTCTGAGGATGCCGCTTTTTCTTTTTCCAGAATTGTGTGTAATGGCCCATTAGGGCCATTACCCGTTTTAGGGAATTATGTGGTGGTAGTGTTTATTTATGTTTGGTATGTGAATCTGTGTTTAAGCTTGTTTAATATAAGAAGTCTATCGTTGTCCTTTCATTGGCTGTGGGAATTAATCAATCCAGATTTATCTACGTCAAAAAGCATGACTTACACGGTAATACCTTGCACGTGTTTCTCTGCATGATGGCCGCTTTGGGCGTTGAAACCTCCTCAGCTGTTGGAGAGCATCGCCTCCCAAGTTCAAGGCAAGACAGGCTTCACTAAGCCTTGCGACCAATAACAATGGCCCAGAATCATTCCTTTGATTAGAGAGGCGTGGATTGTATTGTACTTCTTTGATGAACGTGCCAAGCTTGTTAGGTGGATAAAGGATGAAGATAATTTTACTCCTATAAAATTATAGTTGCACATGAAAGCATATAAGAGCTTAAATTCTTGCAAGAGTGCATTTATATAATGTGCTAGTACCTAGTATTGAGCATGTCTCATGAATATCCATTTTGTTTGAGATGAGATTAGTGGTACAAAGGCTTCCTATCTTTTGGGGTCCGAGCTGCCCTTTCTTTCCTTTACCTATCAGGATTAAGAAATCTCATCAAAACATGTTTTCTACATCATTGAGTCCAATTGCAATTCTAGTTTCTTTGAGTCTAGGTACAAATCATGGAGGGAGTTATAAAAGTTCGTCCATTGAATATAGAGATAGAGAATTACTATTTAGCATGTGCAGTGCAAGCGAGCATGTAATAGATAGCTATAACCCTATGGATAGAATATTGTTGTGGTACTTTCACACTTGGATAATTTGTTAATTAAATATTTCTCTTTTACAACAAGagagcatgtatatatatatatatatgtagatataatataaaaaaagggAACACATTGCAAAATTTCATTGGCGTGATGTTCTGTTGCATTGGAAATGAAGAAAAGGTAAGTGGTGGAATTGGATACATGGACTCCATCTGCTGGAGGTAAGATATAATGAAAGAAGCAGACAAGAATTTTACAGGAAGAGGAAAAAAAGGGTGTATGTAGCCCAGTTGAACTGGAATTACTATTTTCCCTTTCTTTTCACTTGTTCTTCTTGCTTGTAGGAGTAGGACGCAATCCATATCTTAATTTAGCCACGCTGAAGTTGGATTACTGGAAGATTTTCTATACAGAACCATGGTGGATCCATTCCCGCATTAAAATTTGAAGGTTTCCGTATGGAATAGTATAGGTATGGAGGATGGACTTACCTTGGCATCCCATTCTCTGATTGCCGCCTACGCCTTGCTGCTGATTTCATTCCCATGCTTGATAGGATCAACTCAATGTTTGAAAGATGGAAATCAAAAGCTTCATCTCAGGCCAGCAGGATTAACCTGCTCCAGTCTATCATCTTTTATCTTGGATCCCTTGGTTACAAACAAACAAGGTGCTTTCATTTTTAAAAGCTAGTACATTACTTACTGAAAACAATAAAGCCAGTTCATTAACAATGTCAGAGGCTGGATGGAGGAGTGATTGTTATTTGGATCAGATGCACTGCTCAGCTGGTAAACCAATTCGACCGCGCAAAGTAGGACACACAAAGCTGGACAAAGTCGAAAAGCGTGCAATATAGGTGCATTTGTGCGTGCCGCTTCGTGATTGGACCGGTCCACCCAACCAATAATTTGTACAAATGAAATAGAGGAAAATAATTTTGAGGTTTTTAGAAATTTTAAATGTTTCGAGGAAAGTTGGAGGGAGCAAGACAAGGGGTTTCAAGGGACTTatcatctaccttctttccttttTGTCTAATGCAATCCCGCTGccaccaaacaaaaaaaaaaaaaaaagggtagccTCATCAGTATGAATTTTCTCTTGGTAAAATTGAGGCGGCGATAGAAACCTTTGCTTCTTAGTTAACTGGTTTATTTTAGAGAGTTTCTTACATTAGTTGATAGATAGAGATTTTGTTAGGCAAAATGCTCATTTGGTTGTTTGGGTAAGGTGAGCAGACCGGCCATTGTTTTTGTGTCCAGCCTATCTAGTAAGCTGTGCTTGCTAATAAATTCTTATAGGAGCTCGAACATATAGCTATTCTAGAGGTGAAAGTAATATGGATATTATCTGTCTGGAtttatttttgtatctgaatccatTCGGATGTGGATAAAAATGTGAGAATCTGACTAATATTCACATccatatctattaaaaaaaatgaatatgcATATGGATACGGATAGATAACTATCCGATCCGCATCTAAACATCCGAATCTACGTATaaccctatataattttatataatacttattaatttttaaaaaaaatatacaatcatataaatatattattaatttgactTATCGTCTATTTAGTACtatctttgattctgtagttataaaatttaattatctaagttatatctgTCATTATATTCATACTTTCAGTAAATTATATTTGTATCtgtttaaaacaaatatagatatgaattttaCATTCGAATAATATTTGTATCCGTATCTATATTCGTCGGataaaacaaatatgaatatggatatgctGGTATCCAATCGATATCTAATCTGATTTTAGCCCTAAGTCATTCATCAACATTTGAAACTTACAAATATGATTCATGAAATTATACTAGTTATATATCTAGATTAATGGTATTAACAATACCAAATACCAAATCACAAAATAAAAGAATTAATGGTTTAGTCTTACTGTCTTACATGGCTTAATTAGTATAAAGTTTTGGCTGTAACCGGTGATATTAGAAAAAGATATTCTGCATGTGAATGCacaaaagaataaaataa
Above is a genomic segment from Elaeis guineensis isolate ETL-2024a chromosome 1, EG11, whole genome shotgun sequence containing:
- the LOC105039476 gene encoding zinc finger A20 and AN1 domain-containing stress-associated protein 8; the encoded protein is MEHDETGCQAPEGPILCINNCGFFGSAATMNMCSKCHKEMILKQEQAKLAASSIGNIVNGNGSGGGKEPVISGNVDIAACSVETKAVLAQPSDAPVSGEGGEAKVKEGPNRCNTCRKRVGLTGFNCRCGNLFCATHRYSDKHNCPFDYRTAARDAIAKANPVVKAEKVDKI